A section of the Pithys albifrons albifrons isolate INPA30051 chromosome 4, PitAlb_v1, whole genome shotgun sequence genome encodes:
- the LOC139671087 gene encoding ribosyldihydronicotinamide dehydrogenase [quinone]-like isoform X1 — MQRNKSPEPRPRAEPIPILIPIPPCAGASSEPEQQDRREGPLRARCAPGAEQQVRTPAGAGQGDPGTSPGSLSKGRHRTGSGAIPPAQPRAGAAVQAQPFSSHLFLMFLASKSLISVLRPYQILRREAPQRSRTMAGKKVLIVYAHQEPKSFNGSLLKIAVEELTKQGCSVTVSDLYAMQFEPRATRNDIVGPLHNSEEFNYGVETWEAYKRGGLSKDLVEEQKKVQEADLLIFQFPLFWFSMPAILKGWMDRVLVQGFAYDLSNSYNGGLLQDKLSLFSFTTGGTKEKYASRGDVRYLLWPMQHGIMHFCGVKVLEPHICYAPEYVSEEKRKEMLTAWTQRLKTLWKEEPINCTPEWYFK; from the exons atgcagagaaataaatctCCAGAGCCGCGGCCGCGGGCGGAGCCGATCCCGATCCTGATCCCGATCCCGCCCTGCGCTGGCGCTTCCTCAGAGCCAGAGCAACAGGACCGCCGGGAAGGGCCGCTCCGGGCCAGGTGTGCGCCGGGTGCCGAGCAGCAGGTGAGGACACCGGCTGGCGCCGGGCAAGGGGATCCGGGAACATCTCCGGGATCGCTTTCCAAAGGGCGGCACAGAACCGGGAGCGGCGCGATACCCCCGGCGCAGCCCCGGGCCGGGGCGGCCGTGCAGGCACAGCCGTTCTCCTCGCACCTCTTCCTAATGTTTCTGGCAAGCAAATCTCTCATTTCAGTTCTCAGGCCGTACCAGATTCTCAGGAGAGAAGCTCCCCAGCGTTCCCGGACAATGGCAG GCAAAAAAGTCCTGATAGTCTATGCACATCAAGAGCCCAAGTCCTTCAATGGATCTTTGTTGAAGATTGCTGTGGAAGAACTGACCAAGCAGggctgcagtgtcacagtgtcagATCTATATGCAATGCAGTTTGAGCCAAGAGCAACAAGAAATGACATTGTTG GTCCCTTGCACAACTCAGAAGAGTTCAATTATGGTGTGGAGACCTGGGAAGCTTACAAGAGAGGAGGTTTGTCCAAAGATCTGGTTGAAGAGCAGAAGAAGGTGCAGGAAGCAGACTTGCTGATTTTTCAG TTTCCCTTGTTTTGGTTCAGCATGCCTGCAATCCTGAAGGGCTGGATGGACAGAGTCTTGGTCCAAGGCTTTGCTTACGACTTGTCAAACTCTTACAATGGCGGTTTGCTCCAG GACAAATtatccttgttttctttcaccacTGGAGGAACCAAAGAGAAGTATGCAAGCAGGGGTGATGTTCGCTATCTCCTGTGGCCCATGCAG CATGGAATCATGCACTTCTGTGGGGTCAAAGTCCTTGAACCTCACATCTGTTATGCTCCAGAGTATGTTTctgaggagaagaggaaggagatgCTGACTGCCTGGACCCAGCGTCTGAAGACTCTTTGGAAGGAAGAACCCATAAACTGCACTCCTGAGTGGTATTTCAAGTAG
- the LOC139671087 gene encoding ribosyldihydronicotinamide dehydrogenase [quinone]-like isoform X2 yields MAGKKVLIVYAHQEPKSFNGSLLKIAVEELTKQGCSVTVSDLYAMQFEPRATRNDIVGPLHNSEEFNYGVETWEAYKRGGLSKDLVEEQKKVQEADLLIFQFPLFWFSMPAILKGWMDRVLVQGFAYDLSNSYNGGLLQDKLSLFSFTTGGTKEKYASRGDVRYLLWPMQHGIMHFCGVKVLEPHICYAPEYVSEEKRKEMLTAWTQRLKTLWKEEPINCTPEWYFK; encoded by the exons ATGGCAG GCAAAAAAGTCCTGATAGTCTATGCACATCAAGAGCCCAAGTCCTTCAATGGATCTTTGTTGAAGATTGCTGTGGAAGAACTGACCAAGCAGggctgcagtgtcacagtgtcagATCTATATGCAATGCAGTTTGAGCCAAGAGCAACAAGAAATGACATTGTTG GTCCCTTGCACAACTCAGAAGAGTTCAATTATGGTGTGGAGACCTGGGAAGCTTACAAGAGAGGAGGTTTGTCCAAAGATCTGGTTGAAGAGCAGAAGAAGGTGCAGGAAGCAGACTTGCTGATTTTTCAG TTTCCCTTGTTTTGGTTCAGCATGCCTGCAATCCTGAAGGGCTGGATGGACAGAGTCTTGGTCCAAGGCTTTGCTTACGACTTGTCAAACTCTTACAATGGCGGTTTGCTCCAG GACAAATtatccttgttttctttcaccacTGGAGGAACCAAAGAGAAGTATGCAAGCAGGGGTGATGTTCGCTATCTCCTGTGGCCCATGCAG CATGGAATCATGCACTTCTGTGGGGTCAAAGTCCTTGAACCTCACATCTGTTATGCTCCAGAGTATGTTTctgaggagaagaggaaggagatgCTGACTGCCTGGACCCAGCGTCTGAAGACTCTTTGGAAGGAAGAACCCATAAACTGCACTCCTGAGTGGTATTTCAAGTAG